In Gemmatimonas sp., one genomic interval encodes:
- a CDS encoding HRDC domain-containing protein — protein MPLPPAPLYLDTADAVDRFLSGLTGVRALALDTEGASFHRFVDRIYLLQLSTLHHEAVIDPLPIGTPSRLGTLLEDRTVEVVLHDADYDLRLLHQDYGWRVTHLFDTRVAAQLLGIRAFGLAALLEQFFGVKLDKKHQRADWSMRPLTADMLDYAAQDTRHLLALRDRLHDDLERKGRLHWAREEFARAEGTRWDTDGADQAFLRLKGARDLTRRELGRLRELVTWRDGIAADLDRATFRVAGNEVLLDLARSAPTTREALFGVKGFPRGMNEARATEALQAIARGNAVPESELPRFPKSARWDREPDFDDRVARLKTVRDTVAARLDLDPGVLCSRDRMEAVVRRKPRHVDDLAEIPELRKWQVEVLGVDFVKALAGFAAKDDSPYKPG, from the coding sequence GACGCCGTTGATCGCTTTCTCTCCGGTCTGACCGGCGTGCGCGCGCTCGCGCTCGACACCGAAGGCGCGAGTTTTCACCGCTTCGTCGATCGCATCTATCTGTTGCAGCTGTCCACGCTGCACCACGAAGCGGTGATCGATCCCCTGCCCATCGGCACGCCGTCGCGCCTTGGCACCCTCCTCGAAGATCGCACCGTCGAGGTCGTGCTGCACGACGCCGACTACGATCTGCGCCTGCTGCATCAGGATTACGGGTGGCGTGTCACGCATCTCTTCGACACGCGGGTGGCCGCGCAACTGCTGGGCATTCGCGCGTTCGGGCTCGCCGCCCTGCTCGAGCAGTTCTTCGGCGTGAAGCTGGACAAGAAGCATCAGCGTGCCGATTGGAGCATGCGCCCGCTTACCGCCGACATGCTCGACTACGCGGCGCAGGACACACGGCACCTGCTGGCGTTGCGTGACCGGCTGCATGATGACCTCGAACGCAAGGGACGCCTGCACTGGGCGCGCGAGGAGTTCGCGCGTGCCGAGGGCACGCGGTGGGACACCGACGGGGCTGATCAGGCCTTTCTCCGGCTCAAGGGAGCGCGGGATCTCACGCGCCGCGAACTTGGCCGGCTGCGCGAACTGGTGACGTGGCGCGACGGCATCGCCGCCGATCTCGATCGCGCCACCTTCCGCGTGGCCGGCAACGAGGTCCTGCTCGACCTCGCCCGATCGGCGCCCACCACGCGCGAGGCGCTCTTCGGCGTGAAGGGATTTCCGCGCGGCATGAACGAGGCGCGCGCCACCGAGGCGCTGCAGGCGATCGCTCGTGGCAACGCCGTGCCCGAGTCCGAACTGCCGCGATTCCCCAAGAGTGCGCGCTGGGATCGCGAGCCCGACTTCGACGACCGGGTGGCGCGGCTCAAGACGGTACGCGATACCGTTGCGGCCAGGCTCGACCTCGACCCCGGCGTGCTCTGCTCGCGTGACCGCATGGAGGCGGTCGTTCGCCGCAAACCGCGGCACGTGGACGACCTCGCCGAGATTCCCGAGCTGCGCAAGTGGCAGGTTGAGGTCCTGGGCGTCGATTTCGTGAAGGCGCTTGCCGGCTTTGCGGCCAAGGACGATTCCCCGTACAAGCCCGGCTGA